In the Cyanobacteriota bacterium genome, AGTGACTTTTGCTCTTTAATCTTCGACAACCTGCTCTCTATCTTCGACAACCATGGATGTCTCTAACAAGTTACTTTTGAAGCGTACTGTCCAAATGCGGACGATTGTAACGCCCGAATGGAAAGAACAAACCCAGCAACAATTCCAAATGCAGATCAACCAGATTGATGGGCAAGTTCAGCAAATGGAATTGCAAGCACGGCAGGCGATCGCCGAAATCCAAAAGCAAAGCCTGCAACCACCTAGCCCAGAAGTGACTCAGCAGATTGAGAACATACAAATTCAGGTGAACAACAACAAAAGCCAGTTGCTAGAGCAGAAGAATCAGTTACTCCAGCAGATTAATCGTGTTCAGCTTTTAGAACTGGAGCAAGAAGTTGATGTAGGTCAATTGGAAAGTTTCTTTTACCTAGAAAAAGGCGATAACGTCTTTGAAAAGATGCAGGTTGAAGTCCTGCTACGCAATGGCATTGTTCAAGATATTCGTGGCAAACTCTAGCGTCGTCTACTGAGGGCCAACTAGTGGGTTACTGAAAGCTAGGTCTGTTTCTTAGCTTTGATTTTCTTACGGTTGAACCCTAGGCGCTGAATTTGTCTATGAAGCTTGTTTTGCCCCCCTTAACTCCATTACCTAGCACCAGACACCAAGTATGATCAACGAAATTTTCATGCCTGCCCTTAGCTCCACCATGACGGAAGGAAAGATCACTGCCTGGATAAAATCTCCTGGCGACAAAATTGAAAAGGGAGAAACTGTACTTGTCGTTGAGTCTGACAAGGCAGACATGGATGTAGAGTCCTTCTATGCGGGCTATTTGGCGGCGATCGTCGTTGAGGCTGGTGAGGTAGCGCCTGTGGGGGCAACGATCGCCCTAGTTGCTGAAACCGAAGCTGAAATTGAAGCAGCTAAGCAAAAAGCAGCCCAACTCAAGGGGGGAACCACTATGACAACTTCTGCTGCTGCCCCCGCCACGCCAACCGCTACTACCGCAGCAGCAACGGTTACTGCCCCACCCTCCACAACCCCTGCCCGCAATGGGCGGATCATTGCCTCACCCCGTGCCAAGCGATTGGCCAAGGAACTGAATGTGGATCTAATGACCTTGAAGGGCAGTGGCCCCCACGGGCGAATTGTTGCTGAGGATGTGGAAGCAGCCGCAGGCAAAGTTGCTGCTGTTACGCCTGCTGTTGTGTCTGCAACTGCCCCGGCGGTCTCTGCTCCCGCTGCGACTGTGGCAACACCTGCGCCTAAACCTGTAGCTCCTGTGACTCCAGGCCAAGTTGTGCCCATGACCACCCTACAAAACGCTGTAGTGCGGAATATGGTTGCCAGTTTGTCGGTGCCGACGTTCCGTGTGGGCTACACCATTACCACCGACGCACTGGATAAGCTGTACAAGCAGATTAAGGCTAAAGGTGTGACGATGACAGCACTGCTGGCAAAGGCAGTAGCAGTCACATTGCAAAAGCATCCCTTAGTGAACGCGGCCTATGTGGAGAATGGCATTCAGTACGCTAGCGCTATTAACATTGCGGTAGCAGTGGCAATGGAAGATGGCGGATTAATTACCCCAGTGTTGCCCCAAGCTGACCAGATGGATATTTATTCCCTGTCGCGCCTGTGGCAAGACTTGGTGACCCGTGCCCGCAGCAAGCAACTGCAACCCCAGGAATATAACTCTGGTACCTTTACCATCTCGAATTTGGGGATGTTTGGGGTCGATCGCTTTGATGCGATTCTGCCACCTGGTCAGGGTGCTATCTTGGCAATCGGAGCCTCGCGCCCCCAAGTCGTAGCCACCGATGATGGCCTGCTGGGAGTGCGCCGCCAGATGCAGGTCAATATTACCTGTGACCACCGTATTATCTACGGAGCCGATGCTGCTGCCTTCCTCAAGGATTTAGCTGAGCTAATTGAGACAAATCCCCAGTCTTTGACACTGTAGGAACCACTGCAAGCCCGGAATACGGAAATGCTATGAGCAGGCTGTAGGCACTTGCTTTAGCTTGTTGAAGCTAGATTTTGTGCCATGGTCATAAACATTTCCTGAGAGCTGAGGGGCTGGGCATCAGCAGGGGGTCGGCGCTGGATATAGCTGCCATCGGGTTGCATTTCCCATGCTTGTCGATTATCCACCAGCATAATGCCCAGAATTTCCTGAAGTTCCTTAGCTAAGGCTGGATCCTCAACGGGGACTACTGCCTCTACGCGACGATCGAGGTTGCGAGGCATCCAGTCAGCGCTGCCAATAAAGACCTGCTCTGCGCCGTTATTGAAGAAATAGAAAATCCGGGAATGTTCTAGTAACCGTCCCACAATGCTAATAACCCGGATATTGTCACTGACACCAGGCAAGCCAGGACGTAGGCAACAAATGCCCCGAATAATTAGGTCAATTTGCACTCCAGCTTGGGATGCTTCGTACAGGGCAGTAATAATCGTGGGGTCTACCAAGGCGTTCATCTTAGCCACAATGCGACCAGAGCCACCTTGGGAGGCATATTCAGCCTCGCGCTGAATCATTTCCACCATGCGGTTGCGGAGACTGAAGGGGGCAACAAGCAGTTTGCGATACGATCGCTGCT is a window encoding:
- a CDS encoding YlqD family protein, with amino-acid sequence MDVSNKLLLKRTVQMRTIVTPEWKEQTQQQFQMQINQIDGQVQQMELQARQAIAEIQKQSLQPPSPEVTQQIENIQIQVNNNKSQLLEQKNQLLQQINRVQLLELEQEVDVGQLESFFYLEKGDNVFEKMQVEVLLRNGIVQDIRGKL
- a CDS encoding 2-oxo acid dehydrogenase subunit E2 — translated: MINEIFMPALSSTMTEGKITAWIKSPGDKIEKGETVLVVESDKADMDVESFYAGYLAAIVVEAGEVAPVGATIALVAETEAEIEAAKQKAAQLKGGTTMTTSAAAPATPTATTAAATVTAPPSTTPARNGRIIASPRAKRLAKELNVDLMTLKGSGPHGRIVAEDVEAAAGKVAAVTPAVVSATAPAVSAPAATVATPAPKPVAPVTPGQVVPMTTLQNAVVRNMVASLSVPTFRVGYTITTDALDKLYKQIKAKGVTMTALLAKAVAVTLQKHPLVNAAYVENGIQYASAINIAVAVAMEDGGLITPVLPQADQMDIYSLSRLWQDLVTRARSKQLQPQEYNSGTFTISNLGMFGVDRFDAILPPGQGAILAIGASRPQVVATDDGLLGVRRQMQVNITCDHRIIYGADAAAFLKDLAELIETNPQSLTL